One stretch of Juglans microcarpa x Juglans regia isolate MS1-56 chromosome 3D, Jm3101_v1.0, whole genome shotgun sequence DNA includes these proteins:
- the LOC121254760 gene encoding uncharacterized protein LOC121254760, with product MADCAASDVSEGPVLSLLNKRLRALRKKQNRILQMEEAISQGKPINKEQEEVLRSKPAVSSLIDELEKLRQPLSQAVSEELSLAAQRQQLSSDSAPASTVDPENSNDDDDHHHQRKNDEPGLRIVEDLLHLLYFGSLFDVKSQSDFTATILTRTHERGCCLTYDYVTDDATDLLGERDLNSLSALGGLLISRPVDSGLSHKNALQRCIEHAKLWLANSDQPIEPNSNLTYSDLRERLNKIMASDYFTTTPEMKDPVEVAAAAAAGNYASFQVPISAPTQVEGSVAEFQHSDQNSENFQGHETGDDESSPVDELQKDEERENAAEIVSVQQEQTESLAELEHSEIDPQSKAQQYIPRRMYQNQRGGRGGSSGGGRRGYSNGRGGRGSGRGSGTYVNGRNQYYEQPGNYYPRNIYNNRGRGGRGGGQYYNNHGSAVPGGHSPADVGVRS from the exons ATGGCGGATTGCGCGGCCTCTGACGTGTCGGAAGGCCCAGTCCTCAGCCTTCTTAACAAGCGCCTCCGAGCCCTGCGCAAGAAACAAAACCGTATCCTCCAGATGGAGGAAGCCATCTCCCAAGGCAAGCCCATCAACAAGGAGCAAGAGGAAGTCCTCCGCTCCAAACCCGCCGTCTCCAGCCTCATCGACGAACTCGAGAAGCTCCGACAGCCCCTCTCTCAAGCCGTCTCCGAGGAGCTCAGCCTTGCCGCCCAGCGCCAACAACTCTCCTCCGATTCCGCCCCCGCCTCCACCGTCGATCCCGAAAACTCCAACGACGACGacgaccaccaccaccagcgCAAAAATGACGAGCCCGGCCTCAGAATCGTTGAGGATCTCCTCCATCTGCTTTACTTCGGGTCCCTGTTCGACGTGAAGTCGCAGAGCGATTTCACTGCGACTATTCTGACGCGGACGCACGAGCGAGGGTGTTGCTTGACCTATGATTACGTCACCGACGATGCTACCGATCTGCTGGGCGAGAGGGACTTGAATTCTTTATCGGCGTTGGGCGGCTTGTTGATATCGCGCCCGGTCGATTCGGGCTTGTCGCACAAGAATGCCTTGCAGCGCTGCATCGAGCACGCAAAGCTCTGGCTCGCCAACTCCGACCAGCCCATCGAGCCCAATTCCAATCttactt atTCGGATTTGAGAGAGAGGCTGAACAAGATTATGGCTTCGGACTATTTCACCACCACGCCAGAGATGAAAGATCCGGTGGAAGTTGCTGCGGCAGCTGCTGCTGGAAATTATGCTTCTTTCCAGGTACCGATCTCAGCGCCCACCCAAGTGGAAGGCTCAGTCGCAGAATTCCAGCATTCG GACCAAAACTCGGAAAATTTTCAAGGACATGAGACTGGCGATGATGAATCTAGTCCTGTGGATGAACTACAAAAG gatgaagagagagaaaatgcaGCAGAGATTGTCTCGGTTCAACAAGAACAAACCGAATCACTGGCAGAACTGGAGCATAGTGAGATAGATCCACAATCAAAGGCGCAACAATACATTCCCAGAAGAATGTATCAGAATCAAAGAGGTGGTCGTGGTGGTAGTAGTGGGGGTGGCCGCCGGGGTTATTCCAACGGCCGTGGAGGTCGAGGCAGTGGCAGGGGAAGTGGTACCTATGTGAATGGTCGCAACCAATATTATGAGCAGCCTGGTAATTATTATCCTAGGAATATTTATAACAATAGGGGAAGGGGTGGAAGGGGTGGTGGGCAGTATTATAACAACCATGGCTCAGCAGTTCCGGGTGGGCATTCCCCAGCTGATGTTGGGGTGCGTTCATGA
- the LOC121254762 gene encoding thioredoxin H2-like, whose product MGGNVYELQKLNGSMASRVTAFHSKEQWKSHVQASKDTNKLSVVYFTATWCGACRFIEPAFKEFSAEYKDAEFIKIDVDELESVAWGLEVGTLPTFLLVKKGKVVERVVGVRKDELQKMIVKHGA is encoded by the exons ATGGGAGGCAATGTTTACGAATTGCAGAAGCTTAATGGATCAATGGCATCTCGTGTCACAGCCTTCCATTCAAAAGAGCAATGGAAATCCCACGTCCAGGCCTCTAAGGACACCAACAAGCTG TCGGTGGTTTATTTCACTGCTACATGGTGTGGAGCTTGTAGATTCATCGAGCCAGCCTTCAAGGAGTTTTCTGCAGAATATAAAGATGCAGAGTTCATCAAGATTGATGTGGACGAGTTGGAG TCTGTGGCATGGGGACTCGAGGTGGGGACATTGCCAACATTTTTGCTGGTGAAGAAAGGAAAGGTGGTAGAGAGGGTGGTGGGGGTTAGGAAGGACGAACTGCAGAAGATGATTGTGAAACACGGGGCATGA
- the LOC121254761 gene encoding dnaJ homolog subfamily B member 1-like isoform X2: protein MGVDYYNMLKVSRNASEEDLKKAYKRLAMKWHPDKNPANKNESEAKFKQISEAYDVLSDPQKRQIYDLYGEEGLQAAEFASPNSTGGPFTAGNSGFRYNPRDADDIFAEFFSGSGGDRFRSGNGEEVRRSQVKKKANPKAAAIESKLVCTLEELYKGCRKKMRISRSVPDEFGPKTVEEILKIDIKPGWKKGTKITFPEKGNQEPGVTPADLIFVVDEKPHAIFKRNGNDLVVTQKISLMEALAGVTLNLTTLDGRNLAISVTDIVKPGHEMVIPNEGMPNSKEPSKKGNIVIKFDIKFPSRLTEEQKSDLRRALGGAGN, encoded by the exons atgggGGTGGACTACTACAACATGCTGAAGGTGAGCCGGAACGCGAGCGAGGAGGACCTGAAGAAGGCGTATAAAAGGTTGGCGATGAAGTGGCACCCGGACAAGAACCCGGCCAACAAGAATGAGAGTGAGGCCAAGTTCAAGCAGATCTCTGAGGCCTACGACGTCCTCAGTGACCCTCAGAAGCGCCAGATCTACGACCTCTACGGCGAAGAGGGCCTTCAAGCTGCCGAGTTTGCCAGCCCTAACTCCACCGGTGGGCCCTTCACTGCTGGTAACTCGGGCTTCCGGTACAATCCCCGCGATGCCGATGACATTTTCGCGGAATTTTTTAGCGGATCCGGCGGGGATAGGTTCAGGAGTGGCAATGGGGAGGAAGTAAGGAGGAGCCAGGTGAAGAAGAAGGCGAATCCGAAAGCGGCTGCGATCGAGAGCAAGTTGGTGTGTACCTTGGAGGAGCTTTACAAGGGTTGTCGTAAGAAGATGAGAATTTCGCGCTCTGTTCCTGATGAGTTTGG ACCTAAGACTGTTGAAgaaatcctaaaaatagataTCAAACCTGGTTGGAAGAAGGGCACGAAAATTACTTTTCCTGAGAAAGGAAACCAAGAACCTGGCGTTACTCCAGCTGATCTAATTTTTGTGGTGGACGAGAAACCTCATGCTATTTTCAAGAGAAATGGAAATGATCTGGTGGTCACTCAGAAAATATCGCTAATGGAGGCTCTTGCTGGGGTAACTCTTAATCTGACAACCTTGGATGGACGGAATCTTGCAATCTCAGTGACTGATATTGTAAAACCCGGCCATGAGATGGTGATCCCAAATGAAGGAATGCCCAACTCAAAGGAACCAAGCAAGAAAGGAAACATTGTAATTAAGTTTGACATCAAGTTCCCGTCGAGGCTCACAGAAGAACAGAAATCTGACTTGAGGAGAGCTCTTGGCGGAGCTGGTAACTAG
- the LOC121254761 gene encoding dnaJ homolog subfamily B member 4-like isoform X1 gives MGVDYYNMLKVSRNASEEDLKKAYKRLAMKWHPDKNPANKNESEAKFKQISEAYDVLSDPQKRQIYDLYGEEGLQAAEFASPNSTGGPFTAGNSGFRYNPRDADDIFAEFFSGSGGDRFRSGNGEEVRRSQVKKKANPKAAAIESKLVCTLEELYKGCRKKMRISRSVPDEFGRPKTVEEILKIDIKPGWKKGTKITFPEKGNQEPGVTPADLIFVVDEKPHAIFKRNGNDLVVTQKISLMEALAGVTLNLTTLDGRNLAISVTDIVKPGHEMVIPNEGMPNSKEPSKKGNIVIKFDIKFPSRLTEEQKSDLRRALGGAGN, from the exons atgggGGTGGACTACTACAACATGCTGAAGGTGAGCCGGAACGCGAGCGAGGAGGACCTGAAGAAGGCGTATAAAAGGTTGGCGATGAAGTGGCACCCGGACAAGAACCCGGCCAACAAGAATGAGAGTGAGGCCAAGTTCAAGCAGATCTCTGAGGCCTACGACGTCCTCAGTGACCCTCAGAAGCGCCAGATCTACGACCTCTACGGCGAAGAGGGCCTTCAAGCTGCCGAGTTTGCCAGCCCTAACTCCACCGGTGGGCCCTTCACTGCTGGTAACTCGGGCTTCCGGTACAATCCCCGCGATGCCGATGACATTTTCGCGGAATTTTTTAGCGGATCCGGCGGGGATAGGTTCAGGAGTGGCAATGGGGAGGAAGTAAGGAGGAGCCAGGTGAAGAAGAAGGCGAATCCGAAAGCGGCTGCGATCGAGAGCAAGTTGGTGTGTACCTTGGAGGAGCTTTACAAGGGTTGTCGTAAGAAGATGAGAATTTCGCGCTCTGTTCCTGATGAGTTTGG TAGACCTAAGACTGTTGAAgaaatcctaaaaatagataTCAAACCTGGTTGGAAGAAGGGCACGAAAATTACTTTTCCTGAGAAAGGAAACCAAGAACCTGGCGTTACTCCAGCTGATCTAATTTTTGTGGTGGACGAGAAACCTCATGCTATTTTCAAGAGAAATGGAAATGATCTGGTGGTCACTCAGAAAATATCGCTAATGGAGGCTCTTGCTGGGGTAACTCTTAATCTGACAACCTTGGATGGACGGAATCTTGCAATCTCAGTGACTGATATTGTAAAACCCGGCCATGAGATGGTGATCCCAAATGAAGGAATGCCCAACTCAAAGGAACCAAGCAAGAAAGGAAACATTGTAATTAAGTTTGACATCAAGTTCCCGTCGAGGCTCACAGAAGAACAGAAATCTGACTTGAGGAGAGCTCTTGGCGGAGCTGGTAACTAG